One genomic segment of Pongo pygmaeus isolate AG05252 chromosome 19, NHGRI_mPonPyg2-v2.0_pri, whole genome shotgun sequence includes these proteins:
- the TMEM107 gene encoding transmembrane protein 107 isoform X1, with translation MGRVSGLVPSRFLTLLAHLVVVITLFWSRDSNIQACLPLTFTPEEYDKQDIHPLPLCRLVAALSVTLGLFAVELAGFLSGVSMFNSTQSLISIGAHCSASVALSFFIFERWECTTYWYIFVFCSALPAVTEMALFVTVFGLKKKPF, from the exons ATGGGCCGGGTCTCAGGGCTCGTGCCGTCTCGCTTCCTGACGCTCCTGGCGCATCTGGTGGTCGTCATCACCTTATTCTGGTCCCGG GACAGCAACAtacaggcctgcctgcctctcacGTTCACCCCCGAGGAGTATGACAAGCAGGATATTCA TCCACTTCCTCTCTGCAGGCTGGTGGCCGCGCTCTCTGTCACCCTGGGCCTCTTTGCAGTGGAGCTGGCCGGTTTCCTCTCAGGAGTCTCCATGTTCAACAGCACCCAGAGCCTCATCT CCATTGGGGCTCACTGTAGTGCATCCGTGGCCCTGTCCTTCTTCATATTCGAGCGTTGGGAGTGCACTACGTATTGGTACATTTTTGTCTTCTGCAG TGCCCTTCCAGCTGTCACTGAAATGGCTTTATTCGTCACCGTCTTTGGGCTGAAAAAGAAACCCTTCTGA
- the TMEM107 gene encoding transmembrane protein 107 isoform X2: protein MGRVSGLVPSRFLTLLAHLVVVITLFWSRDSNIQACLPLTFTPEEYDKQDIQLVAALSVTLGLFAVELAGFLSGVSMFNSTQSLISIGAHCSASVALSFFIFERWECTTYWYIFVFCSALPAVTEMALFVTVFGLKKKPF, encoded by the exons ATGGGCCGGGTCTCAGGGCTCGTGCCGTCTCGCTTCCTGACGCTCCTGGCGCATCTGGTGGTCGTCATCACCTTATTCTGGTCCCGG GACAGCAACAtacaggcctgcctgcctctcacGTTCACCCCCGAGGAGTATGACAAGCAGGATATTCA GCTGGTGGCCGCGCTCTCTGTCACCCTGGGCCTCTTTGCAGTGGAGCTGGCCGGTTTCCTCTCAGGAGTCTCCATGTTCAACAGCACCCAGAGCCTCATCT CCATTGGGGCTCACTGTAGTGCATCCGTGGCCCTGTCCTTCTTCATATTCGAGCGTTGGGAGTGCACTACGTATTGGTACATTTTTGTCTTCTGCAG TGCCCTTCCAGCTGTCACTGAAATGGCTTTATTCGTCACCGTCTTTGGGCTGAAAAAGAAACCCTTCTGA
- the TMEM107 gene encoding transmembrane protein 107 isoform X4 produces the protein MGRVSGLVPSRFLTLLAHLVVVITLFWSRDSNIQACLPLTFTPEEYDKQDIQLVAALSVTLGLFAVELAGFLSGVSMFNSTQSLISIGAHCSASVALSFFIFERWECTTYCALPAVTEMALFVTVFGLKKKPF, from the exons ATGGGCCGGGTCTCAGGGCTCGTGCCGTCTCGCTTCCTGACGCTCCTGGCGCATCTGGTGGTCGTCATCACCTTATTCTGGTCCCGG GACAGCAACAtacaggcctgcctgcctctcacGTTCACCCCCGAGGAGTATGACAAGCAGGATATTCA GCTGGTGGCCGCGCTCTCTGTCACCCTGGGCCTCTTTGCAGTGGAGCTGGCCGGTTTCCTCTCAGGAGTCTCCATGTTCAACAGCACCCAGAGCCTCATCT CCATTGGGGCTCACTGTAGTGCATCCGTGGCCCTGTCCTTCTTCATATTCGAGCGTTGGGAGTGCACTACGTATTG TGCCCTTCCAGCTGTCACTGAAATGGCTTTATTCGTCACCGTCTTTGGGCTGAAAAAGAAACCCTTCTGA
- the TMEM107 gene encoding transmembrane protein 107 isoform X3: MGRVSGLVPSRFLTLLAHLVVVITLFWSRDSNIQACLPLTFTPEEYDKQDIHPLPLCRLVAALSVTLGLFAVELAGFLSGVSMFNSTQSLISIGAHCSASVALSFFIFERWECTTYCALPAVTEMALFVTVFGLKKKPF, from the exons ATGGGCCGGGTCTCAGGGCTCGTGCCGTCTCGCTTCCTGACGCTCCTGGCGCATCTGGTGGTCGTCATCACCTTATTCTGGTCCCGG GACAGCAACAtacaggcctgcctgcctctcacGTTCACCCCCGAGGAGTATGACAAGCAGGATATTCA TCCACTTCCTCTCTGCAGGCTGGTGGCCGCGCTCTCTGTCACCCTGGGCCTCTTTGCAGTGGAGCTGGCCGGTTTCCTCTCAGGAGTCTCCATGTTCAACAGCACCCAGAGCCTCATCT CCATTGGGGCTCACTGTAGTGCATCCGTGGCCCTGTCCTTCTTCATATTCGAGCGTTGGGAGTGCACTACGTATTG TGCCCTTCCAGCTGTCACTGAAATGGCTTTATTCGTCACCGTCTTTGGGCTGAAAAAGAAACCCTTCTGA
- the BORCS6 gene encoding BLOC-1-related complex subunit 6, whose protein sequence is MESSRGRPGPETDLLAVAEHQAPTFGGGPGRTSSEPPSGLRVSGKEEAENVGGANRHPRTSPKTSSCGVVHRPEREALENEPGPQGTPSGAGSRRGARGAEHEPPLSSRHKNPAPPEGKPASGRDCRRGGPGGGMDVEQQEEEDNDEEAAAGGRAGRSLSSRLQDSRSLDGLSEACGGAGSSGSAESGAGGGRRATISSPLELEGTVSRHGDLTHFVANNLQLKIRLSGAPPPPPSAPARPCPAPAPTPTPAIPPIDPEVLRDLERLSRELGGRVDRLLRGLGGAVQELTALSVGCIQTYRDAVDSLGEAVDMSIKGMYTLLARCEELERALQPVQGLARQVRDIRRTLEVLEALCK, encoded by the coding sequence ATGGAGTCGTCTCGGGGGCGGCCCGGGCCCGAGACGGACCTTCTGGCTGTAGCGGAACATCAGGCCCCAACCTTTGGCGGCGGGCCGGGCCGAACGTCCTCTGAGCCGCCCTCAGGCCTCCGGGTGTCTGGGAAGGAAGAGGCCGAGAACGTTGGGGGCGCGAACCGCCACCCCAGGACGTCCCCGAAGACGTCAAGCTGCGGCGTCGTCCACCGGCCGGAACGGGAGGCTCTGGAGAACGAGCCCGGCCCTCAAGGGACGCCGTCTGGGGCCGGGAGCCGCAGGGGGGCGCGGGGTGCAGAGCACGAACCTCCCCTGTCCTCCCGGCACAAGAACCCGGCGCCGCCCGAGGGCAAGCCCGCCTCCGGGAGGGACTGCCGTCGAGGGGGACCAGGCGGCGGGATGGATGTTgagcagcaggaggaggaagacaaCGACGAGGAGGCGGCCGCGGGCGGCAGAGCCGGCCGCTCGCTCTCCAGCCGTCTTCAGGACAGCCGCAGCCTGGACGGGCTGAGCGAGGCGTGCGGTGGCGCCGGGTCCTCAGGGAGTGCCGAGTCAGGCGCGGGCGGCGGACGCCGCGCCACCATCTCCAGTCCCCTGGAGCTCGAAGGCACAGTGAGCCGCCACGGCGACCTCACCCACTTTGTCGCCAACAACCTGCAACTCAAGATCCGTCTGAGCGGCGCCCCTCCACCCCCGCCTTCTGCCCCTGCGCGGCCCTGCCCAGCGCctgcacccacacccacaccagcCATTCCCCCCATCGACCCCGAGGTGCTGCGGGATCTGGAGCGGTTGAGTCGGGAGCTGGGAGGCCGGGTGGACCGTCTGCTTCGCGGTCTGGGTGGCGCGGTGCAGGAGCTGACGGCGCTGAGCGTGGGCTGCATCCAGACCTACCGCGACGCTGTGGACTCCTTAGGTGAAGCCGTGGACATGAGCATCAAGGGCATGTACACCCTGCTGGCGCGCTGCGAGGAGCTGGAGCGGGCTCTGCAGCCGGTTCAGGGGCTGGCGCGCCAAGTCCGGGATATCCGACGTACACTGGAGGTGTTGGAGGCCCTGTGCAAGTGA